A window of Lytechinus pictus isolate F3 Inbred chromosome 7, Lp3.0, whole genome shotgun sequence contains these coding sequences:
- the LOC129265178 gene encoding protein FAM133-like: MGHKGKRYSSTSSEMTSSDSSRENSLSRDQKRDRQAEKRKSRERRKLKEKRRKRHRSSSSSGSSSSSSSSSSHERDDSAKRRRKKKTKKRKYSSSDSSSSSSSDLGSSDSDSSSSDSSLERRRKRKKQKESRKDKKHKQKNKKRKRKSSSGSGPVRLSHYMNDEKDVARSVVSGQKIKMKVRKTSQDKAREKNREQLLQFLNSTRN, from the exons ATGGGTCACAAAGGGAAAAGATACTCTTCTACGTCTTCCGAGATGACCAGTAGTGACTCTTCAAGAGAGAACTCGCTCTCTAGAGAtcaaaagagagacagacaagCAGAGAAGAGAAAATCAAGAGAAAGGAGAAAACTcaaggaaaagagaagaaagcgACATAGATCAAGCAGTTCTAGTGGGTCCTCATcctcttcgtcatcatcatcatcacatgaaAGAGATGATTCAGCTAAACGACGGCGAAAGAAAAAGACCAAGAAAAGGAAGTACTCATCATCAgatagcagcagtagtagctcATCAGATTTAGGTAGCAGTGATTCGGACAGTTCATCAAGTGATTCAAGCCTTG aACGAcgaaggaagagaaagaagcaGAAAGAGAGCAGAAAAGATAAG AAACATAAACAGAAGaacaagaaaaggaaaaggaaatctTCCAGTGGAAGTGGTCCTGTTAGATTATCCCAT TACATGAATGATGAGAAAGATGTTGCTAGAAGCGTAGTGTCAGGTCAGAAGATTAAAATGAAAGTCAGAAAGACAAGCCAGGATAAAGCA cGTGAAAAGAACAGGGAACAATTGCTCCAGTTTCTGAATTCAACAAGGAATTGA